The Caloranaerobacter sp. TR13 genomic interval GTCCTCTTAGCCGGATGAGGCCCATCTTTTCTTGCTCCTTTTGGAATAGCTTTCTTAATAATTTCTACTAACTGCCCAGTAGTATTTATATTATTATTTTTTCTATGTTCAACTATAAATTTTGCAATTCTACTAGCCCATCTTTCTTCGCCATATTCTCTTATTATTTTTGCAAGTTTATCTTCAGGATATTTATTTACAACATCCCATGCATTAAGATCTTTAGTTCTGTCCATTCTCATATCTAAAAAAGCATCTTTTTTATATGAAAATCCTCTTTCGGCTACATCTAATTGATGTGAAGATACACCTAAATCTAATAGTACACCATCTATTGCATTAATATTCAATCTACTAAGTATATTACTAATATTGCTGAAATTATCATGTACTAAAGTAACTTTTTCAATATATTGTTTTAATTCTTCTTCTGCTTTTTGTAAAGCATTTGTATCTTGATCAATTCCAATTAAATGTCCATTTTTTAATCTCTTTACAATTTCTTTTGAATGTCCAGCTCCTCCTATAGTACCATCAATATAAATTCCATCCTCACAAATATTAAGTCCATCTATAACCTCATTTAATAAAACTGAAACATGTTTGAAGTCCAACTTAATCACCTCGTTACTATTCTTTTTCTTTTGTAAATAGAAAATAATTTCTAAAATTAGTATTAGTTTTGAAAAAAATTAATATTTACTAAATACCTAATTCAGCCATTTTTTCAGCAATATTTTCATAACTTAAATCTTCATCTTCGTTATATGAAATCCATTCTTCTTTACTCCAAATTTCTACTCTATTTGAAACGCCTATTATTATAGCATCCTTTACAAGTTTACAATGCTCTCTTAAATTGCTAGGTATTAAAATTCTACCTTGTTTGTCTAATTCACACTCTGTTGCTCCTGCAAAGAAAAACCTTACAAAAGCTCTTGCATCCTTTCTAGTTAGTGGTAGTGATTTTAATTTTTCTTCCAACACCTTCCACTCACTTTTTGGGTACACAAAAAGACAGTTGTCTAACCCTTTTGTTAAAATAAAAGATTCTCCTAAGTTCTCTCTGAACTTAGCTGGTATTATTAATCTGCCTTTTTTGTCAATTGAATGTTGATATTCTCCAATAAACATACATTACACCCCATTGTTAGGAACAAACCCCCACTTCCTACCACTTTAAACCACATTTATATCTTCTATAATATTTTTTGAATTCCTGCTATCAATTTGAAATTTTTTTGAAAATATGCTAGTACACAGGACCTATTTAAATAAACTTACATTGTTATTTTTTAGACAATAAAAAATACGGCTAAAAGCCGTATTGTTATTCTTAGATTATTTACTTGTTATTATTTAAATTTAAATATCAAATTCAAGCGAACGTGGTTTAAAGTGGTAGGAGTATTAATATTTCTAGTTGTTTTTTAGATTATTTCCTTTACTCAAGTAAAAAAGTGCTATCAATTTATCTAGTTTAACGCTCAGTTCATATACAATTTCATAATTTTGTTCTTCATTTATCGATTTATTGAGCTTGTCCCTTAAGTGAGCAATCTGATCTTTTAAAGTCATAATATCAACTCCTACCATAAGAAAATATTAGGTAATGTCATTTTATTACATTCTTCGCCTAAATGTCAATACAAATTTATCCAAAATTACAAAGAAATTTTAATTTAGACATCAATTATCTACTTTTATCATCTATTCCCGTGTATTTTCTATATTTTTTAGAATAAATTCCAATTATTTTACATTTTGTGCAAAATATCTTTCCTTCTTTTATAAAACAAAATAAATGAAACTGCTATAATTACAACACTTATTAATTGTGCTACTCTGAAATGTCCTAACATTAAACTATCAATTCGTAATCCCTCTATAAAGAACCTAGCAAATGAGTATAACATTAAATATAATAGAAAAACTTCACCTTTAACTTTTACTTTATTTTTTCTGTACCATAGTAAAAACAAAAATACCGCGAAATCCCATATTGATTCATATAAAAAAGTAGGATGAACTTTTTGTCCATTAACAATAATTCCCCACGGTAAATCAGTAGGAGTTCCATAGGCTTCTTGGTTAATAAAATTACCCCATCTACCAATAGCTTGGCCTAAAATAATACTTGGTGCTACTATATCTGCTATTTCCCAAAAACTTATTTTTCTGACTTTACAATAAACTAAAGCAACTATAACAGATACAATTATAGCTCCATGAATAGCTAAACCTCCACCTCTAATATTTATCATTTTTAATATATCACCTTTATAGTACTGCCAATTGAAGATTACATAATATATTCTTGCACCAATCACAGCCAGTGGTATAGCAAAAATAAGCAAATCTATGAGTTTTTCTTCATCAAAACCAATCCTTCTACATTCTTTAACTGCTATTACAGTACCTAATAACATTCCTAATGAAATTAAAATTCCATACCATCTTACTGATATTCCAAAAATCTCAAAAGCAATCGGATTCATACAACCACCCCTCAAATAGAATTGAAGCTACTAGCAATCTAGTAGCTAACATACATTTCTATTATATTTTTATAAATCTAATTAGTCAATAAATTACTGAGGATTTACTATTGAAATAACAAAATTATCTTCCCTAAAATGTTTATCTAATCTTTTCTGCACATCTTCTAAACTTATATTTTCAAGTGTATTCATATATTTAAACAAAGATGTATTTCTAAAATAATAAGATGTAAAAGAATTAGCTATAAATTCTATTGAATCAAAATCCATTATGTGATATCCTATGAATTTTTTCTTAATTCTAATAAATTCCGTTTTATTAAAACCACTTTTTTTGATTTTTTCTAAGTATTTAAGTACCATATTAAGAACTTCTTTAGGATTAATAGACTCCCCTCCTATTATAGAATGGCCATAATCCTTATAGCCAATATACTGACTACCAAAAGTATTATTTATTAACCCAGCTTCATATAGTTTTTGATATAACTCAGAGCTTCTACCAAACAATAAGTCTAATAATATATTAGTTTCTATGTCTTTTTTAAGCAGCATATCACCATCATATCCTAAATCCAAATCCTTGAATCCAATATTAAATAGTGGTGATGCAACCTGTAAAGTTTCTTCCAAAATACTTTCCTTAATATTTTTAGGCTCTTCTGGATAAAATCTCTTAATATTTAAATCTTCTGTTGAACTATTATTCTTCAAAGCATTTTCTATTACTTTTAAAGCTTTTTGAAAATCAAAATCACCTACCATAACAAGTACCATATTCTCTAAACTATAAAACGTACTATAACATTTATATAGAAACTCCTTATTGATTTTCTTTATACTTTGAACGGTTCCTGCAATGTCTATCTTAATCGGATGATAATGATACATACCTCTTAAACAATTAAAAAATACTTTCCAATTAGGCGAATCATCATACATCCTTATTTCTTGCTCAATAATTCCTTTTTCTTTTTCAACATTTTCATCTGTAAAATATGGATTCTGTACAAATTTTACTAAAAGCTCTAAGTTTTCATAAAACTTATCTGTACAAGTAAATAAATATGATGTTTGATTGAAATTAGTAAATGCATTTACATATGAACCTAGCTCTGAAAACTTTGTAAATATATTTCCTGTAGGTTCTTCAAAAAGTTTATGTTCTAAGAAATGTGCTATTCCCTCTGGTACTTCTATAGGTTGAGTCTCACCCACAGGAATAAACTTATTATCATTTGAACCATATTTAGTTGAAAACATTGCATATTTCTCTACATAACCTTTTTTGGGTATATGATAAACACTTAAACCATTATCTAATTTTGTAAAGTTAAGCTTCTCATTTAATTTATCATGTGTAAATACTTCTGTTTTCAAAAGTATTCCTCCCTACTTTTCCCTTTTAGTTAAGAAATATATTGTATCTAACTTAAGTTTTTTAGCAGCTTCTACTATTTCATCTTTAGATACATTTTGTATTATTTCAATTATTTCATCAATATCTCTATTATCATTTGCAAGTATATTACTTAAATAATAATCAGAAAGAGAAAAATTATTGTCTTTTACAGATTTTATCGACGTTGTTAAAGATTTCTTTGACTGCTCAATTTCAGATTCTGAGAATTTACCTAATTTCATATCCTCTACTTGCTCTTTTATTATATCTAATGTTTTTTGATAATTAGCAAATTCTATACCTGAGGATATTATAAGCAATGATTTATATTTTAATACTCTTGAATAAATATAATAAGCTAAACTTTCTTTTTCTCTAACATTCATAAATAGTTTTGAGTTTGGACCCCCACCAAGTATATTACTCATTACTAATAATGGTTCATACAACCTATCTTCATATGGTATATTGGTTCTAAAACCTAATGTTAGTTTTCCTTGATTAATGTCCATTTCTTCTCGAACTAAATTTTTAGTATGAATCTCTTTTATTACACTTTCTCTCTGTATGTCAATAACTTTATCTCTTTTTATTTCAAAATTTTCTATAAAAGTTTCAGTAACTGTATCCGTATCTATGTCTCCTACAACACATACCTCTATAGGGCTTGACTTTAGAACTGTTAAATAATGTTTATATAACGTCTGGCTGTCTATATCTTTTAAATCTTCTACATAACCATGTTTATACAAACTATATCTCTCATTTTTACACATTTCCTCAATACATCTATCCACTGAGTAAGTTTTTTTATCGTTGATTCTACTTTCAATTTTCTTTTTCAGATTCTCTTTTTCTTGATTTACATATTCGTCCAAGAAACATCCGTTTACCAATAACGGATTGTTAATAATTTCATTTAAAACTTTAATCATTTCTCCAATTAAATTGTTAATTGTAACGTATTTATCGTTTGGTCCTTCTAAAGTAAATCTAATTACTTGTCTTTCTCCTTTCTTAGCAACATCTATGCTTAAATTCGCACCAAATAAATCTTCTAATTTTTTCTGTATATCTACAAAAGTATTATAGTTTTTTGTACCTCTTT includes:
- the mraZ gene encoding division/cell wall cluster transcriptional repressor MraZ; amino-acid sequence: MFIGEYQHSIDKKGRLIIPAKFRENLGESFILTKGLDNCLFVYPKSEWKVLEEKLKSLPLTRKDARAFVRFFFAGATECELDKQGRILIPSNLREHCKLVKDAIIIGVSNRVEIWSKEEWISYNEDEDLSYENIAEKMAELGI
- the lgt gene encoding prolipoprotein diacylglyceryl transferase yields the protein MNPIAFEIFGISVRWYGILISLGMLLGTVIAVKECRRIGFDEEKLIDLLIFAIPLAVIGARIYYVIFNWQYYKGDILKMINIRGGGLAIHGAIIVSVIVALVYCKVRKISFWEIADIVAPSIILGQAIGRWGNFINQEAYGTPTDLPWGIIVNGQKVHPTFLYESIWDFAVFLFLLWYRKNKVKVKGEVFLLYLMLYSFARFFIEGLRIDSLMLGHFRVAQLISVVIIAVSFILFYKRRKDILHKM
- the yfmF gene encoding EF-P 5-aminopentanol modification-associated protein YfmF translates to MSLKNIRKKIDEGVNLNLITTDKFKSNLISVYIVRPLLRSEVTKNALLPMVLKRGTKNYNTFVDIQKKLEDLFGANLSIDVAKKGERQVIRFTLEGPNDKYVTINNLIGEMIKVLNEIINNPLLVNGCFLDEYVNQEKENLKKKIESRINDKKTYSVDRCIEEMCKNERYSLYKHGYVEDLKDIDSQTLYKHYLTVLKSSPIEVCVVGDIDTDTVTETFIENFEIKRDKVIDIQRESVIKEIHTKNLVREEMDINQGKLTLGFRTNIPYEDRLYEPLLVMSNILGGGPNSKLFMNVREKESLAYYIYSRVLKYKSLLIISSGIEFANYQKTLDIIKEQVEDMKLGKFSESEIEQSKKSLTTSIKSVKDNNFSLSDYYLSNILANDNRDIDEIIEIIQNVSKDEIVEAAKKLKLDTIYFLTKREK
- a CDS encoding aspartyl-phosphate phosphatase Spo0E family protein; the protein is MTLKDQIAHLRDKLNKSINEEQNYEIVYELSVKLDKLIALFYLSKGNNLKNN
- the yfmH gene encoding EF-P 5-aminopentanol modification-associated protein YfmH, which encodes MKTEVFTHDKLNEKLNFTKLDNGLSVYHIPKKGYVEKYAMFSTKYGSNDNKFIPVGETQPIEVPEGIAHFLEHKLFEEPTGNIFTKFSELGSYVNAFTNFNQTSYLFTCTDKFYENLELLVKFVQNPYFTDENVEKEKGIIEQEIRMYDDSPNWKVFFNCLRGMYHYHPIKIDIAGTVQSIKKINKEFLYKCYSTFYSLENMVLVMVGDFDFQKALKVIENALKNNSSTEDLNIKRFYPEEPKNIKESILEETLQVASPLFNIGFKDLDLGYDGDMLLKKDIETNILLDLLFGRSSELYQKLYEAGLINNTFGSQYIGYKDYGHSIIGGESINPKEVLNMVLKYLEKIKKSGFNKTEFIRIKKKFIGYHIMDFDSIEFIANSFTSYYFRNTSLFKYMNTLENISLEDVQKRLDKHFREDNFVISIVNPQ
- the rsmH gene encoding 16S rRNA (cytosine(1402)-N(4))-methyltransferase RsmH, which produces MDFKHVSVLLNEVIDGLNICEDGIYIDGTIGGAGHSKEIVKRLKNGHLIGIDQDTNALQKAEEELKQYIEKVTLVHDNFSNISNILSRLNINAIDGVLLDLGVSSHQLDVAERGFSYKKDAFLDMRMDRTKDLNAWDVVNKYPEDKLAKIIREYGEERWASRIAKFIVEHRKNNNINTTGQLVEIIKKAIPKGARKDGPHPAKRTFQAIRIEVNNELGILEQTIKDIVKFLNKGGRICIITFHSLEDRIVKETFKELSLDCICPPELPVCMCDKKRELKVITKKPILPSSEELSENPRARSAKLRIAEKV